The genomic stretch ATGTTGACGAAGAACGCAGTGTATGAAGCACTACAGTTTGTAACCGATCCGGAAATAGGCTTGAGCATTATCGATCTTGGGCTTGTCTATGATGTCAGTATTGAAGACGACAAGAACATCAAAGTCACAATGACGTTGACCACCCCGGCGTGTCCATACGGACCGGC from Candidatus Zixiibacteriota bacterium encodes the following:
- a CDS encoding metal-sulfur cluster assembly factor produces the protein MLTKNAVYEALQFVTDPEIGLSIIDLGLVYDVSIEDDKNIKVTMTLTTPACPYGPALINEVKDVSGSLDGVEKVEVEVVWEPLWNPQEMASDEAKDVLGIW